The following proteins are encoded in a genomic region of Salminus brasiliensis chromosome 25, fSalBra1.hap2, whole genome shotgun sequence:
- the LOC140547859 gene encoding uncharacterized protein — protein MHVRMAQTVTVAAVVMLLRGVQGQHSVTLSSQSLCAVTGSTVKISCKYTTPDSSSVREKEWYQIHSSKGEERVLSKNPEFRVSVSTWLNNCELTMRNVRVSDSGVYNFRFRTSSNYWISASSGVQLTVTDLQVKVDPKTVGQSEVKVTCSSTCSLGKGYNWYRNEMQYQWQKDASIILRPTVSNFGRYSCAVSGEKYRSPSVCVLGKECWGVTYTAKRVCALKGSSVDLSCSYKYPGGLTVTKSVWFIKEQTGAEPVDVEEDEEYQGRVQNRQSSQNHCSMRITDLRERDAQTYIFRFYTDGGEHTGQPGVTLSVTDLKVTVSYREMYLTCSSTCTLPYHLTYIWYKNGQPLSEWYNQRQYWYIRTTDAGNYSCAVRGYEELHSPAVCVLGKECWGVTYTAERVCALKGSSVDLSCSYKYPGGLTVTKSVWFIKEQTGAESVDVREDEEYQGRVQNRQSSQNDCSMIITDLRERDAQTYRFRFYTDGGEHTGQPGVTLSVTDLKVTVSYREMYLTCSSTCTLPDHLTYIWYKNGQPLSEWYNQRQYRYIRTTDAGNYSCAVRGYEELHSPAVYPPRNTRAVLVPSGERVEGESVTLSCSSDADPPVLSYSWFKQRAAADTPLTTGQNYSITNISSQHSGLYYCTVNNSLGQHNSTPTHLDVLYPPRNSSLSYFVTGDSFTLVCASDSNPASSYTWYNKAGSDITPVGNGTNLTVPLGVYGIFYCKAKNPYGSFNSSDWSITSDSTSAKYAASAVTVIFLLTFFAAFFWLRRRAAGIPSRIKENSGNDVSTPVYDNISAMTSEPTRTAAADDEDDVQYSSVHFIRSRIKEMPLFSTVQQPSALQQEEEVEYAIVNLVKKRPVRENEAPIYSTAQRT, from the exons ATGCATGTTAGAATGGCACAAACTGTAACAGTAGCGGCAGTCGTCATGTTGCTGAGAG GCGTTCAGGGTCAGCACAGTGTAACTCTCTCTTCTCAGAGTCTCTGTGCTGTTACTGGATCTACAGTAAAAATCTCCTGCAAATATACAACACCTGATTCCTCCAgtgtcagagagaaagagtggtATCAGATCCACAGCTCTAAAGGAGAAGAACGAGTCCTGAGCAAAAATCCAGAATTCAGAGTTTCTGTAAGTACATGGCTGAATAACTGTGAGCTGACTATGAGAAATGTGAGAGTGAGCGACTCTGGAGTTTATAACTTCAGATTTAGAACATCAAGCAATTACTGGATATCAGCCTCATCTGGAGttcagctcactgttacag ACTTGCAGGTGAAGGTGGATCCTAAGACTGTAGGACAGAGCGAGGTGAAAGTGACCTGTAGCTCCACCTGCAGCCTTGGTAAAGGTTACAACTGGTACAGAAACGAAATGCAATATCAATGGCAAAAGGATGCAAGCATTATTCTCAGGCCCACCGTTTCAAACTTTGGGAGGTACTCCTGTGCAGTGTCTGGTGAAAAGTATCGCTCTCCTTCTGTGT GTGTGCTGGGTAAAGAGTGCTGGGGTGTGACTTACACTGCTAAACGTGTGTGTGCTCTGAAAGGATCATCAGTTGATCTCTCCTGCTCTTATAAATACCCTGGAGGACTCACAGTGACTAAATCAGTGTGGTTCATTAAAGAGCAGACTGGTGCTGAACCTGTGGATGTGGAAGAGGATGAGGAGTATCAGGGACGAGTGCAGAACAGACAGAGCTCCCAGAATCACTGTAGTATGAGAATCactgacctgagagagagagacgctcaGACCTACATATTCAGATTCTAcactgatggaggtgaacacactGGACAACCTGGAGtcactctgtctgtcacag ATCTAAAGGTTACAGTATCATACAGAGAAATGTACCTTACCTGTAGCAGCACTTGCACTCTGCCTTACCACCTCACTTATATCTGGTACAAGAATGGACAGCCTTTATCTGAATGGTACAATCAAAGACAGTATTGGTATATCAGAACTACGGATGCAGGCAACTACTCATGCGCTGTAAGAGGATATGAGGAGCTCCACTCTCCTGCTGTCT GTGTGCTGGGTAAAGAGTGCTGGGGTGTGACTTACACTGCTGAACGTGTGTGTGCTCTGAAAGGATCATCAGTTGATCTCTCCTGCTCTTATAAATACCCTGGAGGACTCACAGTGACTAAATCAGTGTGGTTCATTAAAGAGCAGACTGGTGCTGAATCTGTGgatgtgagagaggatgaggagtaTCAGGGACGAGTACAGAACAGACAGAGCTCCCAGAATGACTGTAGCATGATAATCactgacctgagagagagagacgctcagacctacagattcagattctacactgatggaggtgaacacactGGACAACCTGGAGtcactctgtctgtcacag ATCTAAAGGTTACAGTATCATACAGAGAAATGTACCTGACCTGTAGCAGCACTTGCACTCTGCCTGACCACCTCACTTATATCTGGTACAAGAATGGACAGCCTTTATCTGAATGGTACAATCAAAGACAGTATCGGTATATCAGAACTACGGATGCAGGCAACTACTCATGCGCTGTAAGAGGATATGAGGAGCTCCACTCTCCTGCTGTCT atcctcccagaaacaccagagcagtgctggttccctctggagagagagtggagggagagtcagtgactctgagctgcagcagtgatgcagaCCCTCCTGTTCTCTCCTACTCCTGGTTTaagcagagagcagctgcagACACACCTCTGACAACAGGCCAGAATTACAGCATCACCAACATCAGCTCCCAGCACAGCGGACTCTACTACTGCACTGTTAACAACTCGCTAGGACAACACAACTCTACACCCACACATCTAGATGTGTTAT aCCCTCCTAGAAATTCCTCTCTGTCTTACTTTGTGACTGGAGACTCGTTCACACTGGTGTGTGCCAGCGACTCCAACCCTGCCAGCTCTTATACCTGGTACAATAAGGCAGGAAGTGACATCACACCGGTTGGAAACGGCACCAATTTAACTGTACCACTAGGAGTGTATGGAATTTTCTACTGTAAGGCAAAGAATCCATATGGATCATTCAACTCATCAGATTGGTCAATTACATCAG ATAGCACGTCGGCAAAATATGCAGCCTCTGCAGTCACTGTGATTTTCCTTCTGACATTCTTTGCTGCCTTTTTCTGGCTGAG GAGACGGGCAGCAGGTATCCCCAGCAGGATTAAAGAGAACAGTGGAAAC GACGTCTCTACTCCAGTATATGATAATATCTCAGCTATGACGTCTGAACCCACAAGGACAGCAGCCgcagatgatgaggatgatgttCAGTACTCTAGCGTTCATTTCATACGCTCTCGTATCAAAGAAATGCCTCTCTTCTCCACTGTCCAACAGCCAAGCGCTCTTCAACAAGAAGAGGAAGTTGAGTATGCTATTGTGAATCTCGTCAAAAAAAGACCTGTTCG GGAAAATGAAGCTCCGATCTACAGCACAGCCCAGAGAAcatga
- the LOC140547864 gene encoding C-C chemokine receptor type 4-like, with the protein MSFYLHLCLNVYLFACCFLIADNNSQPCSNDYLIGFSQVFLPTLYSIVFIVGTLGNGLVLCVLAKSHQRSNMMDVCLLNLALSDLLFLVTLPFWAHYGATKEWTFGGFMCHAVTALHKVGFHGSIFFMLLMTIDRYVVTVHAHSALYFKRRSARVGVALVLFMWALSVGASLPDTIFSKVNNDSSRWMCELDQAKEWKVTSYIQLNVLGFLLPLLIMGFCYSQIIPILVTMKSKKKYKAIKLILAVVIIFFLCWTPYNVVAFLHILFYSEVLDSCEWWGHLSMTMQWVETIAYSHCCLNPLIYAFMGQRFRTLVVKTLKGFPTSISPCNMITSERTVNRSSMRYSVTYTTTVV; encoded by the coding sequence ATGTCTTTTTACCTGCACTTATGTcttaatgtttatctgtttgcttGTTGTTTTCTAATAGCAGACAATAACTCCCAGCCCTGCAGCAATGACTACCTAATAGGCTTCAGCCAAGTCTTCCTTCCAACTCTCTACAGCATAGTCTTCATTGTGGGCACCCTTGGCAATGGCCTAGTGTTGTGTGTCCTTGCCAAATCCCACCAGAGATCTAACATGATGGATGTGTGCCTCTTGAACTTGGCCCTGTCGGACTTGCTGTTCCTCGTAACTCTGCCTTTCTGGGCCCATTATGGTGCCACTAAAGAGTGGACCTTTGGGGGTTTCATGTGCCATGCTGTGACGGCATTACACAAGGTGGGCTTCCACGGCAGCATCTTTTTTATGCTCCTCATGACGATAGACCGCTATGTTGTCACTGTCCACGCCCACTCCGCCCTTTATTTCAAGCGTCGCTCAGCCCGAGTGGGTGTGGCGCTCGTCTTGTTTATGTGGGCTCTCAGTGTGGGGGCTTCTCTCCCAGACACCATATTCTCTAAAGTGAATAACGACTCCTCCAGATGGATGTGCGAGCTGGACCAAGCTAAGGAGTGGAAGGTGACCAGCTACATTCAGCTGAACGTCCTTGGTTTTCTGCTCCCGCTCCTCATCATGGGCTTTTGCTACTCTCAGATCATCCCCATCTTGGTCACAATGAAGTCTAAGAAGAAGTACAAAGCCATCAAGCTCATATTAGCCGTGGTTATAATATTCTTCCTCTGCTGGACGCCCTACAATGTGGTCGCATTCCTGCACATCCTTTTTTATTCAGAAGTTTTGGATAGCTGCGAATGGTGGGGTCACCTGAGCATGACCATGCAGTGGGTTGAAACCATCGCCTATAGCCACTGCTGCCTCAACCCCCTCATCTACGCCTTCATGGGACAGAGGTTCAGGACGTTAGTCGTCAAGACTTTGAAAGGGTTTCCGACTTCCATCAGCCCGTGCAACATGATTACCAGTGAGCGTACGGTGAATAGAAGCTCCATGCGGTACTCCGTAACTTACACCACAACAGTGGTGTAG